The Phyllostomus discolor isolate MPI-MPIP mPhyDis1 chromosome 9, mPhyDis1.pri.v3, whole genome shotgun sequence nucleotide sequence TCTGCCCCGAATGCCTGCTTTCACGTACTGTGCAGCCTGCCCGCCCCCAGAGGTGCCCCCCACGAGGCCCCCCAGGAAGGACCTGGGGCCAAGGGGACTGAAGCCACCGCACCCACAGACGCCGCCCCCAGGGAGCCCGGGGTAGGGGGTGGCGGGCAGCAGAGGCCAGCCCCACCGTGCCCTCTCACGCctcgccctccccgcccctcccggcaGACGATGGCCTTCCAGGTGGCGGGCCCGGACCAGGCGCCGCCGGGCCGCCTGCAGCCCTTCCTGGACccggaggaggcggaggaggcggAGGATGGGCAGCTGCTGGAGCCGGAGGCCTGGCGGACCTACACGGCGCGCCGCAACGCCCTGCGGGAGTTCCTGACCTGCGACCTGAGCGCCCAGCTGCTGAAGCGCCACCATGCCCGCATGGAGCTGCTGCGCAAGTGCTCCTACCACGTGGAGATCCTGCCCAAGCACCTGGCCCTGGGCGACCAGAACCCGCTGGTGCTGCCCAGCACCGTCTTCCAGCTCGTCGACCCCTGGAAGTTCCAGCGCATGAAGAAGGTGGGCACCGCACAGACCAAGatccagctgctgctgctcgggGACCTGCTGGAGCAGCTGGACCGGGGCCGCGCGGAGCTGGACGCCCTGCTGGAGTCGCCGGACCCGCGGCCCTTCCTGGCGGGCTGGGCGCTGGTGGAGCGCCGGCGGGCGGACCTGTCGGCCGTCATGGACAGCTTCCTGGCCCTGATGGTGCCGGGGCGGCTGCACATCAAGCACCGCCTGGTGTCCGACGTCGGCGCCACCAAGATCCCGCACATCCGGCTCATGCTCAGCACCAAGATGCCCGTCATGTTCGACCGCAAGGAGTCGGTGGCCCACCAGGACTGGGTGGCGCTGCGCTGGTTCGTCACGGTGCAGCCGGCCGTGCCGGAGCAGTTCGAGCTGCGCTTCAAGCTGCTGGACCCGCGGACGCAGCAGGAGCACCTGCAGCGGGGGCTCGTCCCGGTGGCCGCCTGCAGCTTCGAGGTCCACAACCTGCTGCCCAACCGCGTCTACAAGTTCACGGTCAAGAGGGCCGAGAGCTACACTCTGGTGTACGAGCCCTGGCAGGACAGCCTCACCCTGCAGACCAGGCCTCGGACGCCCGACGGGCCCGTCCCCGGCCGGCTGGGCAAGCCGGGCCGCCCCTGACCACAGCTCCCGAGAGATGATGTTTAGTCTTTAGCCGCGAATAAAGAGGAGTAGAAACACACTCACAGTCGAAGAAGCAAATCTGCTTGACGTCCCAGGGGCGGCCGCGGCCACAGGTGCATGtcccccgcccggcccggcccggccgcccGCCCAGGCCCCGCTGCTGCGCGGGGGGTGCCCAGGCTGGATCTTCCGGGACGGCGCACCCCTGGAGCGAGGAGCACCAGCCCTGGCATCCGGGTGCCACCGCCAGCGAGGACAGCAGCTCCCAGGGGCTCTGCCCGTCAGCCTCTCCCTGTCACCACagccagctgtgtggcctcagcaAGGTGTCCCCCAggggggccccagccccaggtcctGCCTGCTCAGACCCCACAGGCTGGCCGGCCGGCCCAGcactctccaccccagcttcaTCGGGGTCAGGGTGCCTGAGGCCCAAAGGacgtgtttttttttcttttaaagtattattcatgtattagaggaagagaaacatcaatgtgttgttgcctttcgcatgcccctactggggacctggcctgcaacccaagcttgtgccccgactgggaattgaaccagcgaccctttggttcgcaggccaacactcagtccgctgagccacaccagccagggctagacgttttctttctaaaatggcaataaaagtcttattttttctCCAAATGAAGCTGAAGTTCATCAGCACCCCCAtcctgaggtgggggagggtcccCAGCAAGGAGGCGTCCCAGGGACACAGGCCTGGAGCTCCTTTTGGAGGTTCGGGGtggccctccctgcagcccatgGCCCCTCCCCCCAACGCCTGGTGTCCAGCCCGTGCGGGCAGCGGCCCCCTGGATGCTGCCTTGGTAGTCCGCCCTTGCCCTGCGGTGTGGTCACGTGACCCCAGGGCAGCCGGCAGCTCCCCTCCCGGGGCACACACTCACTTCCAGATGAGGGTGGTCACGTCCAGCCCCAGGGGGGCTGCACCGTGTGCCCCGGCTGTGGCTGAGGGGCACAGCGGGACCTCCGAGAACCCGGTGGCCTGGGACGGGCGGTCAGAAacagggagcccctcccccacggaCAGAGCAGTggcttgggggaggggtccctggCTCTGCTGGAAAGGCCCCAGCACCCTCCTCCCAGCTGTGGACAGGGCCCTCTGGGGCCGGTGGGGATTCGGCCAGGTGGGGTCCCCCAGCCCACGCAGCCCCTGGCCGTCCGTGCACTGGGCgtgctgctgtggcccctgcGTGGCCATGGGGCACTGTCCTGGAcatcctgcctggcccctgcccctcagacacagggctggggggtgggggcagggactgggtGGCACAGCAGTCCAAGAGAGGGGCTGCTGCCGTGGGGTTCACCCGGAGGTGCATGCAGACGCCCCAGCGGGGGCTTCCTGGTCCCGGCACCTGCAGCGGGCGGCCGGGTCTCCCGCCCTCACCCAGACTGGCGGCCGCCCAGAGGCCGCAGGTCTCGTTCTGCCAGCAGCTGCCCGGTGCCCTCTGGGCACAGCTGTCAAGGCCGGCCGGCCGCTCTGTGCCCCGCTggccccagctgccctgctgcTCCAGGCCGTCCTCTGGGCCGAGCTGCTCTCCTGCCCCCTGCACGCCCAAGTCCagccaggccccccgcccccgcgactccctccctctgggcagCCCTCCCTGGCCCCGGGCTGCTGGGGCCCAGCTCCCCGCCTGGAGGCGCCGAGGCTGCGGCAGCACAGCCCTCTGGTGGGGGGGCCCCCTGGCTCCCCCGAGGCCTCAGTGAACACGCAGGACCCAGAGGCCGGGGACCCCTTTCCCTGCgaggtctctgtctctctgaccaCCCTGCGGCCACACCTTCCCCTgcggggcccagccctgggcgGAGCGGGGCACCGGGGGCTCAGCCGCACACACGTGAGCAGCCCAGGTCGGCGCGTGTGGTGCCGGAGGTCGGCACAGGGCCTGCTGGCAGCCCCGGGGACTTCGGACTTAGACTTCGGGCCCAGACCCGCCTAAGGCCAGAGTTCAGAGTGCTGGACCGGCCCGTGCACCTGGACAGAGCCCGCGGCGGcggcctctcctcctctcctcccgccAGGGAGGCCTCGCAGCCTCCTGCGCCCAGGCCGTCGGCCCTCagccgggggccgtggcctcaGTGGCACCCGCAGCCACTGGGCAGCCCAGAGCAATGGGGAGGGCCCCTCCCGCTGCCCCGGACAGACCCCAAGACACGCAGAGGTGCCAAAGCAGAGCAgcctttataataaaattaatgtacaaTCACGTGAGATACAAAATCGGAATGTAGAGATTTGGTCTGTACAAAACTTCAGCATCAGACACACGAGATGCAcacacccgcccccgcccccgcccgtgGCGAGGGGCCGGGCCGCCCGGGCGCAAACAGCAGTGTGCGGCGTCCCCCAGCCCGCGGGGGCAGCAGAAAATTGCACTGAGACCCAGGGACCCCGCGGGTCGAGGTAGGGGGCCAGgggggcccagggcagtgggTCCGAGTGAGCCCCTGCCCGTGGGCCGAGGACCCTGTCCCCACAGAAGAGAAACCgggtttggtttctttctttctttcttagattCTACTTATTcatgtttagagagaagggaaggcagagagaaagagaggagagaaacgtcaatgtgaggttgcctctcatgcgccccctactggggatctggcctgcaacccaggcatgtgccctgactgggaattgaaccagcaacctgaGAACCTCGATTCTCAggcctgcgcttaatccactgagccacaccagccagggcaggtttctttaaaaagagaaaataaagctgaGTCCCATGGCTGGTGCCCGGTGGGGACGGTTGAATGGCATTGAATGGCAACCAGAGAGCTGGGGGCTCCTTGCTGACCCCAAACCCCCCAGCGACACAGCCCACCCCTGAGATGGCCCCGGTCCCCACGGTGGCAGCGAATGCAGGTCAGCCGGAAGGGTGGGGATggaccctcccccttcctcccaagTTCACGCTGCCCGCCGGGAACAGCCATGACCCCAGAAGGTGGTCACTGTGCACGGCCACGGTGGGCGTAGGGGGCCGGCAGTGACCACGGAAGGCACGAGGGGTCCCGCCGAGCGGGGCCGAGGCATCGGGTGGTGGTGGGGCAGTCCCAACCGTCCGGAGGCTGGAGGGTGCTGGGCAGCAGAGGCGGGCCCCTCAGGAAGACACGGCCGACCTCCGCCGGACCCGCACCTGGCCGACGGGcaccaggcagccctgggcctcgCAGAAGTCCACCAGCCGGCGCCACAGGGGGCAGCACCGCAGGAGGAGGTGGTCGCCTGCGGGAGGGGGCGGTCAGCGCTGCCCTGCAGTGCCGGCCGGCGCCCCCCCCCAGGGGCAGCCCCCCGACCCCCCCCACGGCGGCACTCACCGACGATGCAGAGCCCCTCCTGGGCCCGGGTGAGGGCCACGTTCACCTGGTTGGGGTCCACCACGAAGCCCAGGAAGCGCTTCAGCCAGCTCTTCGTGGGCCGCAGGTCCAGGTCGCCCTCGGGGCAGGAGCGGACGGTGCTCACCAGCACGTAGCGCCACTCGCTCCCTGGGGGCACGAAGGGGGGGGGCGGCGCGGTGGGTgaggcctcccagcctccctgcctcccagcccgcCGGGGGCCCCACCTGGCCCGGCCCGCAGCCTCACCCTGGCTCTTGGTGATGGAGCACACGGTCAGCCCCGAGACGCCCCTCTGCACCAGGCACTTGCTGATCTCCGCGGCCTGGGCGTTGTAGGGCGTGAGGATGGCGATGTCCTTGGGGTCCACCGTCCTGTCCAGGGTCAGCTGCTTGGCGATGCGGACctgaggggcggggggggcagccGGTGAGACGGGCCCCGGGGCCTCCCTCACCCGGCGGGGGCCACTGGCTCCCTCAGCTGCCCCGCCACCGCCGCCGGGCACTCACCACCTCCGCCACCTCGTCCAGGTTGGCCTTGGAGTTCTCGTTCCCCTCATCCGTGGACACCAGCAGGCTCTGCTCGTGGCCCTGCACGTGGCCGAAGATGATGGGGCAGCTCTCTCTGTCCACGTGGCCCAGGACGCTGGGCGGCCGCCGCAGGCCCTCCCAGGTCTTCAGCCTGTGCTCGTAGAACTCCATGGAGGGGAAGGCACAGATGTCCTTGTGctgcggggggggcggggacgtGAGCCAGGCTCGGGCCCCAGGCGGAGGCCGGGTGGgcgcggtgggggtggggggggggagagggcgGGGCGGCCGGCCGGCTCACCATGCGGTACTGCGTGTCCAGCATGTGGGCGTCTTTGTGGTACCTCTCGAAGAGGGACCGGtccagccccaggctctgcaTGTGCTCGTTCTTGACCACCGGCCGCAGCTGCTTGTGGTCCCCGAGGAGAACCACCTGCGGCGGCGACACGCAGGTGTGGCCCCGCCGCCCCGAccccgccgcccccccaccccaggtcgcGTCGGCAGCGCCTGCCCGGGGGCACCCAGCCCGCACCCCCTCACCTTCTCGGCCCCCGTGAACCGGACCAGGGGGATGAGGGTCTCGGGCTCCGTGGCCATGCCCGCCTCGTCCACCAGCACCTGCCGGACCTGCAGGCCCTTGAGGCTGGCTGCGGCGGCGCAGGAGCAGGTGCACAGCACCACGCGGTGGCGGCCCAGCTCGTGCTTCCGCGCCTTCCCCAGGAGCTTCTTGTACCTGCGCGGGGAGGCCGGCCGTCACCCCGCGGCCCCCGCGCCGGGAGGCGGCCCGGGGCCCCGGCCACTTACGAAGCCAGCTCCTCCTCGGAAAGGATCGCCCCCTGCTGCAGCCGCGTGTCGAAGGCCCTGATGTCCTGCgcgtgggggttggggggctgccGGATCAGGTGGTGCAGCGTGATGCTCCTGTGGGGAGGGGCCTCCGTGAAGCCCCCCGCTGCCCAGGGGCCCACGGCAGGACCACCgacggcccccccgccccctccacggACAGATAGACAGACGGGGGAGAGACAGACGGCCGGCGGGCTGCACCTGAGCATCGGGTTGGGCCTCCCCTCCCGAGGGGTCCTCCTGGACAGGCCCCTGCTGCTCACGCCGGGCACCGGGAACTCGGTGGCCTCCGCCTGCTCCCCGTACACGCGGAGGGGCTTCAGCTCCGCTTTCCGGCTCAGCAGCatgcctgggggccggggggcgtgagcggctgcccccccccgccccctccgggcCCGGCCCTCCCGGCACAACCCCCGCCCGGCCGGCCCGGCGCACCTGCCACCACGTCCACCGACTTGTTGGAGGGGCCGCAGTACAGGACGCAGCGGGGGCCGCCGGTCGGCGGCAGCTCCTCGTTCAGCTTGTGGAACCAGAACACGATGTGGAAGCCCACCACCGTCTTCCCCGTGCCTGCGGGCGGAGCACGCGTGAGTGgacctcctccccccccccccgccggccccgGCGCCCCGGCCCCGGACGCGGCCCCACCTGGCGGG carries:
- the FNDC11 gene encoding fibronectin type III domain-containing protein 11 — its product is MAFQVAGPDQAPPGRLQPFLDPEEAEEAEDGQLLEPEAWRTYTARRNALREFLTCDLSAQLLKRHHARMELLRKCSYHVEILPKHLALGDQNPLVLPSTVFQLVDPWKFQRMKKVGTAQTKIQLLLLGDLLEQLDRGRAELDALLESPDPRPFLAGWALVERRRADLSAVMDSFLALMVPGRLHIKHRLVSDVGATKIPHIRLMLSTKMPVMFDRKESVAHQDWVALRWFVTVQPAVPEQFELRFKLLDPRTQQEHLQRGLVPVAACSFEVHNLLPNRVYKFTVKRAESYTLVYEPWQDSLTLQTRPRTPDGPVPGRLGKPGRP